From a region of the Salminus brasiliensis chromosome 4, fSalBra1.hap2, whole genome shotgun sequence genome:
- the tmem63ba gene encoding CSC1-like protein 2 isoform X2 codes for MLVVLVLLMEVVVEVQSCTNESCSISNSSKNYCYAARIRSTVLQGLPFGGVPTVLALDFMCFLGLLFVFSFLRKVAWDYGRLALVSDADRQDQRYRRLDDREYVASAMQTPVDSRYERLTSVCSSVDFDQRDSGFCSWLTAIFRIKDDEIREKCGEDAVHYLSFQRHIIGLLVVVGVLSVGIILPVNFSGDLLENNAYSFGRTTIANLKSGNNLLWLHTTFAFLYLLLTVYSMRRHTSKMHYKEDDLVKRTLFINGINKYAEESQIKQHFEQAYENCVVLEARICYDVARLMYLESERKKTERSKKFYTDLMAKEQVPTMINPKPCGHLCCCVIKGCEQEEAVSYYTNLEAKLREEYKKEREKVNTKPLDMAFVTFQNEAMTAVILKDFNACQCHGCHCRREPKSSPFSSILHTYNWTVTYAPDPQNVYWEHLPVGGLTWWLRCFIINCFLFILLFFLTTPAIIISTMDKFNVTKPVEFLNNPIVTQFFPTLLLWCFSALLPTIVYYSAFFEAHWTRSGENRTTMHKCYTFLIFMVLLLPSLGLSSLDVFFRWLFDKTFLDQAKVRFECVFLPDNGAFFVNYVIASAFIGNGMDLLRIPGLLMYMIRLCLARSAAERRNVKKHQAYEFQFGAAYAWLMNVFTVVMTYSITCPIIVPFGLMYMLLKHLVDRYNMYYAYLPSKLDKKIHSGAVNQVVAAPILCLFWLLFFSTVRSGFGAATSMFTFVILIITIIICLSHVVFGHFKYLSAHNYKIDTQEVDGVENGQPPGTSPPAKSAKYIAQVLQEQTSEETASGNGEYDGQGSSQDEEILGTGSVVNEADFQSGEDSLIDNEVHH; via the exons ATGTTGGTGGTGCTtgtgctgctgatggaggtggttGTTGAGGTTCAGTCCTGCACTAACGAAAGCTGCTCCATCTCCAACAGCTCAAAGAACTATTGTTATGCGGCCCGCATTCGCAGCACAGTGCTGCAGGGCCTGCCCTTCGGGGGAGTGCCTACAGTCCTCGCCCTGGACTTCATGTGTTTCTTG gGTTTGCTCTTTGTATTCTCTTTCCTGAGGAAAGTAGCATGGGATTATGGGCGCCTGGCACTGGTCTCCGATGCAGACAG GCAGGATCAGCGATACCGGCGCCTGGATGATCGGGAATA TGTGGCCTCAGCCATGCAGACGCCGGTGGATTCCCGCTACGAGCGCCTGACCTCAGTGTGCAGCTCCGTCGACTTTGACCAAAGAGACAGT GGTTTCTGTTCCTGGCTAACAGCCATCTTCAGGATAAA AGATGACGAGATCAGGGAGAAATGTGGGGAAGACGCAGTGCACTACCTCTCCTTCCAGCGGCACATCATCGgtctgctggtggtggtgggcgTGCTCTCAGTGGGCATCATCTTGCCTGTCAACTTCTCAGGAGACCTGTTAG AAAATAATGCCTACAGTTTTGGCCGAACCACAATTGCCAACTTGAAGTCTGG GAATAATCTGCTGTGGCTACACACTACCTTTGCATTTCTTTATCTGTTACTGACCGTGTACAGCATGAGGCGACACACCTCCAAGATGCATTACAAGGAAGATGACTTG GTGAAACGCACTTTATTTATAAATGGTATCAACAAATATGCAGAAGAGAGCCAGATAAAACAGCACTTTGA GCAAGCTTATGAaaactgtgttgtgttggagGCTCGCATTTGTTACGACGTAGCCAGACTGATGTATTTGGAATCTGAAAG GAAAAAGACTGAGCGCAGCAAGAAGTTTTACACTGACCTAATGGCCAAGGAGCAAGTGCCCACGATGATCAACCCCAAACCCTGTGGCCACCTCTGCTGCTGCGTAATCAAGGGCTGTGAGCAG GAGGAGGCGGTGAGCTACTACACTAATCTGGAGGCCAAGCTGAGGGAGGAGtacaagaaagagagggaaaaggtCAACACTAAACCTCTGGACATGGCCTTTGTCACCTTCCAAAATGAAGCCATGACTGCAGT TATTCTAAAGGACTTTAATGCGTGTCAGTGTCATGGCTGTCACTGCCGACGGGAGCCCAAATCCTCGCCATTCAGCAGCATCCTCCACACATACAACTGGACAGTCACATATGCTCCTGACCCGCAAAACGTCTACTG GGAACACTTGCCTGTGGGAGGCTTAACCTGGTGGCTTCGCTGCTTCATCATCAACTGTTTTCTCTTCATCCTACTCTTCTTCCTCACTACGCCTGCTATCATCATCTCAACCATGGACAAATTCAATGTCACAAAGCCTGTGGAGTTCCTGAAT AATCCCATTGTCACCCAGTTCTTCCCCACCCTGCTGTTGTGGTGTTTCTCTGCCCTGCTGCCCACCATCGTGTACTACTCCGCCTTCTTCGAGGCCCACTGGACACG ttctggagagaacAGGACCACCATGCACAAGTGCTACACTTTTCTTATCTTCATGGTCCTTCTGCTGCCATCACTGGGACTCAGCAG TTTGGATGTGTTCTTTCGCTGGCTTTTTGACAAGACGTTCCTGGATCAAGCTAAAGTGAGATTTGA ATGTGTATTCCTGCCAGACAATGGCGCTTTCTTTGTCAACTATGTCATCGCCTCAGCCTTCATTGGTAACGGCATGGACTTGTTACGCATTCCAGGCCTGCTCATGTACATGATCCGCCTCTGCCTGGCCCGCTCTGCAGCTGAAAGACGCAACGTAAAGAAG CATCAAGCATACGAGTTCCAGTTTGGGGCAGCATACGCCTGGTTGATGAATGTCTTTACAGTCGTCATGACCTACAGCATCACCTGCCCGATTATTGTTCCGTTTG GTCTGATGTACATGTTGCTAAAGCACTTGGTGGACAGATATAATATGTACTATGCCTACCTCCCCTCTAAATTGGACAAAAAGATCCACTCCGGTGCCGTAAACCAGGTGGTGGCAGCACCCATTCTGTGCCTCTTCTGGCTGCTTTTTTTCTCCACTGTACGCTCAG GATTTGGTGCAGCCACCTCAATGTTCACATTTGTAATTCTGATCATCACCATCATAATCTGCCTCTCTCATGTTGTGTTTGGCCATTTTAAGTACTTAAGCGCCCACAATTACAAG ATTGACACCCAGGAAGTGGACGGTGTAGAGAACGGCCAACCACCAGGCACTTCCCCACCTGCCAAGTCTGCG AAGTACATCGCTCAAGTCCTCCAAGAGCAGACCTCAGAGGAGACGGCCTCGGGGAACGGCGAGTACGACGGTCAGGGGTCCTCGCAGGACGAGGAGATCCTTGGCACTGGCTCAGTGGTCAACGAGGCAGATTTCCAATCGGGAGAGGACAGCCTCATTGACAATGAGGTGCACCATTGA
- the tmem63ba gene encoding CSC1-like protein 2 isoform X1, translating into MLVVLVLLMEVVVEVQSCTNESCSISNSSKNYCYAARIRSTVLQGLPFGGVPTVLALDFMCFLGLLFVFSFLRKVAWDYGRLALVSDADRQDQRYRRLDDREYVASAMQTPVDSRYERLTSVCSSVDFDQRDSGFCSWLTAIFRIKDDEIREKCGEDAVHYLSFQRHIIGLLVVVGVLSVGIILPVNFSGDLLENNAYSFGRTTIANLKSGNNLLWLHTTFAFLYLLLTVYSMRRHTSKMHYKEDDLVKRTLFINGINKYAEESQIKQHFEQAYENCVVLEARICYDVARLMYLESERKKTERSKKFYTDLMAKEQVPTMINPKPCGHLCCCVIKGCEQEEAVSYYTNLEAKLREEYKKEREKVNTKPLDMAFVTFQNEAMTAVILKDFNACQCHGCHCRREPKSSPFSSILHTYNWTVTYAPDPQNVYWEHLPVGGLTWWLRCFIINCFLFILLFFLTTPAIIISTMDKFNVTKPVEFLNNPIVTQFFPTLLLWCFSALLPTIVYYSAFFEAHWTRSGENRTTMHKCYTFLIFMVLLLPSLGLSSLDVFFRWLFDKTFLDQAKVRFECVFLPDNGAFFVNYVIASAFIGNGMDLLRIPGLLMYMIRLCLARSAAERRNVKKHQAYEFQFGAAYAWLMNVFTVVMTYSITCPIIVPFGLMYMLLKHLVDRYNMYYAYLPSKLDKKIHSGAVNQVVAAPILCLFWLLFFSTVRSGFGAATSMFTFVILIITIIICLSHVVFGHFKYLSAHNYKIDTQEVDGVENGQPPGTSPPAKSAQKYIAQVLQEQTSEETASGNGEYDGQGSSQDEEILGTGSVVNEADFQSGEDSLIDNEVHH; encoded by the exons ATGTTGGTGGTGCTtgtgctgctgatggaggtggttGTTGAGGTTCAGTCCTGCACTAACGAAAGCTGCTCCATCTCCAACAGCTCAAAGAACTATTGTTATGCGGCCCGCATTCGCAGCACAGTGCTGCAGGGCCTGCCCTTCGGGGGAGTGCCTACAGTCCTCGCCCTGGACTTCATGTGTTTCTTG gGTTTGCTCTTTGTATTCTCTTTCCTGAGGAAAGTAGCATGGGATTATGGGCGCCTGGCACTGGTCTCCGATGCAGACAG GCAGGATCAGCGATACCGGCGCCTGGATGATCGGGAATA TGTGGCCTCAGCCATGCAGACGCCGGTGGATTCCCGCTACGAGCGCCTGACCTCAGTGTGCAGCTCCGTCGACTTTGACCAAAGAGACAGT GGTTTCTGTTCCTGGCTAACAGCCATCTTCAGGATAAA AGATGACGAGATCAGGGAGAAATGTGGGGAAGACGCAGTGCACTACCTCTCCTTCCAGCGGCACATCATCGgtctgctggtggtggtgggcgTGCTCTCAGTGGGCATCATCTTGCCTGTCAACTTCTCAGGAGACCTGTTAG AAAATAATGCCTACAGTTTTGGCCGAACCACAATTGCCAACTTGAAGTCTGG GAATAATCTGCTGTGGCTACACACTACCTTTGCATTTCTTTATCTGTTACTGACCGTGTACAGCATGAGGCGACACACCTCCAAGATGCATTACAAGGAAGATGACTTG GTGAAACGCACTTTATTTATAAATGGTATCAACAAATATGCAGAAGAGAGCCAGATAAAACAGCACTTTGA GCAAGCTTATGAaaactgtgttgtgttggagGCTCGCATTTGTTACGACGTAGCCAGACTGATGTATTTGGAATCTGAAAG GAAAAAGACTGAGCGCAGCAAGAAGTTTTACACTGACCTAATGGCCAAGGAGCAAGTGCCCACGATGATCAACCCCAAACCCTGTGGCCACCTCTGCTGCTGCGTAATCAAGGGCTGTGAGCAG GAGGAGGCGGTGAGCTACTACACTAATCTGGAGGCCAAGCTGAGGGAGGAGtacaagaaagagagggaaaaggtCAACACTAAACCTCTGGACATGGCCTTTGTCACCTTCCAAAATGAAGCCATGACTGCAGT TATTCTAAAGGACTTTAATGCGTGTCAGTGTCATGGCTGTCACTGCCGACGGGAGCCCAAATCCTCGCCATTCAGCAGCATCCTCCACACATACAACTGGACAGTCACATATGCTCCTGACCCGCAAAACGTCTACTG GGAACACTTGCCTGTGGGAGGCTTAACCTGGTGGCTTCGCTGCTTCATCATCAACTGTTTTCTCTTCATCCTACTCTTCTTCCTCACTACGCCTGCTATCATCATCTCAACCATGGACAAATTCAATGTCACAAAGCCTGTGGAGTTCCTGAAT AATCCCATTGTCACCCAGTTCTTCCCCACCCTGCTGTTGTGGTGTTTCTCTGCCCTGCTGCCCACCATCGTGTACTACTCCGCCTTCTTCGAGGCCCACTGGACACG ttctggagagaacAGGACCACCATGCACAAGTGCTACACTTTTCTTATCTTCATGGTCCTTCTGCTGCCATCACTGGGACTCAGCAG TTTGGATGTGTTCTTTCGCTGGCTTTTTGACAAGACGTTCCTGGATCAAGCTAAAGTGAGATTTGA ATGTGTATTCCTGCCAGACAATGGCGCTTTCTTTGTCAACTATGTCATCGCCTCAGCCTTCATTGGTAACGGCATGGACTTGTTACGCATTCCAGGCCTGCTCATGTACATGATCCGCCTCTGCCTGGCCCGCTCTGCAGCTGAAAGACGCAACGTAAAGAAG CATCAAGCATACGAGTTCCAGTTTGGGGCAGCATACGCCTGGTTGATGAATGTCTTTACAGTCGTCATGACCTACAGCATCACCTGCCCGATTATTGTTCCGTTTG GTCTGATGTACATGTTGCTAAAGCACTTGGTGGACAGATATAATATGTACTATGCCTACCTCCCCTCTAAATTGGACAAAAAGATCCACTCCGGTGCCGTAAACCAGGTGGTGGCAGCACCCATTCTGTGCCTCTTCTGGCTGCTTTTTTTCTCCACTGTACGCTCAG GATTTGGTGCAGCCACCTCAATGTTCACATTTGTAATTCTGATCATCACCATCATAATCTGCCTCTCTCATGTTGTGTTTGGCCATTTTAAGTACTTAAGCGCCCACAATTACAAG ATTGACACCCAGGAAGTGGACGGTGTAGAGAACGGCCAACCACCAGGCACTTCCCCACCTGCCAAGTCTGCG CAGAAGTACATCGCTCAAGTCCTCCAAGAGCAGACCTCAGAGGAGACGGCCTCGGGGAACGGCGAGTACGACGGTCAGGGGTCCTCGCAGGACGAGGAGATCCTTGGCACTGGCTCAGTGGTCAACGAGGCAGATTTCCAATCGGGAGAGGACAGCCTCATTGACAATGAGGTGCACCATTGA
- the tmem63ba gene encoding CSC1-like protein 2 isoform X3 — MLVVLVLLMEVVVEVQSCTNESCSISNSSKNYCYAARIRSTVLQGLPFGGVPTVLALDFMCFLGLLFVFSFLRKVAWDYGRLALVSDADSVASAMQTPVDSRYERLTSVCSSVDFDQRDSGFCSWLTAIFRIKDDEIREKCGEDAVHYLSFQRHIIGLLVVVGVLSVGIILPVNFSGDLLENNAYSFGRTTIANLKSGNNLLWLHTTFAFLYLLLTVYSMRRHTSKMHYKEDDLVKRTLFINGINKYAEESQIKQHFEQAYENCVVLEARICYDVARLMYLESERKKTERSKKFYTDLMAKEQVPTMINPKPCGHLCCCVIKGCEQEEAVSYYTNLEAKLREEYKKEREKVNTKPLDMAFVTFQNEAMTAVILKDFNACQCHGCHCRREPKSSPFSSILHTYNWTVTYAPDPQNVYWEHLPVGGLTWWLRCFIINCFLFILLFFLTTPAIIISTMDKFNVTKPVEFLNNPIVTQFFPTLLLWCFSALLPTIVYYSAFFEAHWTRSGENRTTMHKCYTFLIFMVLLLPSLGLSSLDVFFRWLFDKTFLDQAKVRFECVFLPDNGAFFVNYVIASAFIGNGMDLLRIPGLLMYMIRLCLARSAAERRNVKKHQAYEFQFGAAYAWLMNVFTVVMTYSITCPIIVPFGLMYMLLKHLVDRYNMYYAYLPSKLDKKIHSGAVNQVVAAPILCLFWLLFFSTVRSGFGAATSMFTFVILIITIIICLSHVVFGHFKYLSAHNYKIDTQEVDGVENGQPPGTSPPAKSAQKYIAQVLQEQTSEETASGNGEYDGQGSSQDEEILGTGSVVNEADFQSGEDSLIDNEVHH; from the exons ATGTTGGTGGTGCTtgtgctgctgatggaggtggttGTTGAGGTTCAGTCCTGCACTAACGAAAGCTGCTCCATCTCCAACAGCTCAAAGAACTATTGTTATGCGGCCCGCATTCGCAGCACAGTGCTGCAGGGCCTGCCCTTCGGGGGAGTGCCTACAGTCCTCGCCCTGGACTTCATGTGTTTCTTG gGTTTGCTCTTTGTATTCTCTTTCCTGAGGAAAGTAGCATGGGATTATGGGCGCCTGGCACTGGTCTCCGATGCAGACAG TGTGGCCTCAGCCATGCAGACGCCGGTGGATTCCCGCTACGAGCGCCTGACCTCAGTGTGCAGCTCCGTCGACTTTGACCAAAGAGACAGT GGTTTCTGTTCCTGGCTAACAGCCATCTTCAGGATAAA AGATGACGAGATCAGGGAGAAATGTGGGGAAGACGCAGTGCACTACCTCTCCTTCCAGCGGCACATCATCGgtctgctggtggtggtgggcgTGCTCTCAGTGGGCATCATCTTGCCTGTCAACTTCTCAGGAGACCTGTTAG AAAATAATGCCTACAGTTTTGGCCGAACCACAATTGCCAACTTGAAGTCTGG GAATAATCTGCTGTGGCTACACACTACCTTTGCATTTCTTTATCTGTTACTGACCGTGTACAGCATGAGGCGACACACCTCCAAGATGCATTACAAGGAAGATGACTTG GTGAAACGCACTTTATTTATAAATGGTATCAACAAATATGCAGAAGAGAGCCAGATAAAACAGCACTTTGA GCAAGCTTATGAaaactgtgttgtgttggagGCTCGCATTTGTTACGACGTAGCCAGACTGATGTATTTGGAATCTGAAAG GAAAAAGACTGAGCGCAGCAAGAAGTTTTACACTGACCTAATGGCCAAGGAGCAAGTGCCCACGATGATCAACCCCAAACCCTGTGGCCACCTCTGCTGCTGCGTAATCAAGGGCTGTGAGCAG GAGGAGGCGGTGAGCTACTACACTAATCTGGAGGCCAAGCTGAGGGAGGAGtacaagaaagagagggaaaaggtCAACACTAAACCTCTGGACATGGCCTTTGTCACCTTCCAAAATGAAGCCATGACTGCAGT TATTCTAAAGGACTTTAATGCGTGTCAGTGTCATGGCTGTCACTGCCGACGGGAGCCCAAATCCTCGCCATTCAGCAGCATCCTCCACACATACAACTGGACAGTCACATATGCTCCTGACCCGCAAAACGTCTACTG GGAACACTTGCCTGTGGGAGGCTTAACCTGGTGGCTTCGCTGCTTCATCATCAACTGTTTTCTCTTCATCCTACTCTTCTTCCTCACTACGCCTGCTATCATCATCTCAACCATGGACAAATTCAATGTCACAAAGCCTGTGGAGTTCCTGAAT AATCCCATTGTCACCCAGTTCTTCCCCACCCTGCTGTTGTGGTGTTTCTCTGCCCTGCTGCCCACCATCGTGTACTACTCCGCCTTCTTCGAGGCCCACTGGACACG ttctggagagaacAGGACCACCATGCACAAGTGCTACACTTTTCTTATCTTCATGGTCCTTCTGCTGCCATCACTGGGACTCAGCAG TTTGGATGTGTTCTTTCGCTGGCTTTTTGACAAGACGTTCCTGGATCAAGCTAAAGTGAGATTTGA ATGTGTATTCCTGCCAGACAATGGCGCTTTCTTTGTCAACTATGTCATCGCCTCAGCCTTCATTGGTAACGGCATGGACTTGTTACGCATTCCAGGCCTGCTCATGTACATGATCCGCCTCTGCCTGGCCCGCTCTGCAGCTGAAAGACGCAACGTAAAGAAG CATCAAGCATACGAGTTCCAGTTTGGGGCAGCATACGCCTGGTTGATGAATGTCTTTACAGTCGTCATGACCTACAGCATCACCTGCCCGATTATTGTTCCGTTTG GTCTGATGTACATGTTGCTAAAGCACTTGGTGGACAGATATAATATGTACTATGCCTACCTCCCCTCTAAATTGGACAAAAAGATCCACTCCGGTGCCGTAAACCAGGTGGTGGCAGCACCCATTCTGTGCCTCTTCTGGCTGCTTTTTTTCTCCACTGTACGCTCAG GATTTGGTGCAGCCACCTCAATGTTCACATTTGTAATTCTGATCATCACCATCATAATCTGCCTCTCTCATGTTGTGTTTGGCCATTTTAAGTACTTAAGCGCCCACAATTACAAG ATTGACACCCAGGAAGTGGACGGTGTAGAGAACGGCCAACCACCAGGCACTTCCCCACCTGCCAAGTCTGCG CAGAAGTACATCGCTCAAGTCCTCCAAGAGCAGACCTCAGAGGAGACGGCCTCGGGGAACGGCGAGTACGACGGTCAGGGGTCCTCGCAGGACGAGGAGATCCTTGGCACTGGCTCAGTGGTCAACGAGGCAGATTTCCAATCGGGAGAGGACAGCCTCATTGACAATGAGGTGCACCATTGA